In Corythoichthys intestinalis isolate RoL2023-P3 chromosome 11, ASM3026506v1, whole genome shotgun sequence, a single genomic region encodes these proteins:
- the elp1 gene encoding elongator complex protein 1 isoform X2 → MRNLKLLKSLHNSELQSPGSPQCLSLRVDSGTLLVASEYSISEFDPHTGQVVSEASLTADGYLPTDGSGCVVGLQHLAEADSACLATAGGDVIVFDFNTSQLECVGSVDSGLTGMSWSPDEELVILTTGQETIIMMTKNFEPMTEFAIHQDEFGEGEFITVGWGKKETQFHGSEGKVAAQRKVQEVKQAAEWDDRRPRVTWRGDGQLFAVGAVCPRTGARKVRVWNREGVLQATSEPVDGLEQALCWKPSGSLLASTQRHPNKHSVVFMEKNGLLHGDFTLPLKKDQAKVKELLWNNDSTVLAVWLEDLPSGSDGHVNTCLQLWTVANYHWYLKQSLDFGTDPSKAPVCVCWDPEHSLRLHLVTRGWTCLAYDWGWTTERSLGTDASDGANVAVIDGDKILVTTFRQNVVPPPMCSFELQLNSPVNQVTYLCQPQRTNHLVALTAKGNIVIFGQDSGSEPEKRANGFKIVATPLVLQKTFSVAALQQAPLSLRHLLWLQDDLFVAIGPGLVLNSSTLIFLHPSPDSDVLKVRCQMEVDGVVVSMAHCYSTRSMVLQLEDGRLRKLLWDCDEPSTEEWRDSSGCVINFPTPCAQIALCSVDGQERVLGLTDRSHLYAGDVELASNVSSFAVCGDFLVVTTHAHTCRCLRLSALSLQALQVALSQDSGQNDETLRRVERGSRVVTVVPQDTRVVLQMPRGNLETIHHRALVLAQLRQWLNELRFIEAFECMRKLRINLNLIYDHNPQVFLENTHTFLTQLDSINSINLFLTELREEDTSTTMYPQPEGCAPLPGQRPHTLGRKKVDVVCDALLSAMEATDPNKFCLSILTAHVKKTVPELETALQKVHELRVKPPEGDCGVNAEEALKYLLFLVNVNDLYEHSLGTYDFDLVLMVAEKSQKDPKEYLPFLNTLKSMEVNYQRYTIDKHLKRYGKALTHLSKSGEEHFPETLQLVKEQKLYNQALRLYPVDSAHHKALSCAYAQHLLEQHQAEQAGLLLWRCGELNGALQAFTAGACWKNAVCVAQQIPLPDDQLALLARDLAGKLSEQRRYTEAAVLLDQYAKDCEEAILALISGAAWEEALRLIHMHNRTDITETNLKPALVEAASAQIYLVETQVATFLRHRTRLELVRRQKEDKARISILDEDGPDCADAELYSEASSVLSASKYSHSNSRVSSA, encoded by the exons GTGGTAAGTGAAGCCTCACTGACCGCAGATGGCTACCTCCCAACCGACGGGAGTGGTTGCGTGGTCGGGCTGCAGCACCTGGCGGAGGCTGATTCGGCGTGTTTGGCCACGGCTGGCGGGGATGTCATCGTCTTTGACTTCAACACAAGTCAA TTGGAGTGTGTCGGCAGCGTGGACAGCGGCCTGACTGGCATGAGCTGGAGTCCTGACGAAGAGCTTGTGATTCTCACCACCG GTCAGGAAACGATCATCATGATGACTAAAAACTTTGAACCTATGACAGAGTTTGCAATTCACCAGGATGAATTTGGTGAAG GGGAGTTCATCACAGTGGGTTGGGGCAAGAAGGAGACGCAGTTTCACGGCTCAGAAGGAAAAGTGGCTGCGCAAAGGAAGGTTCAG GAAGTCAAGCAAGCAGCGGAGTGGGACGATCGCCGACCACGGGTGACCTGGCGAGGGGACGGGCAGCTCTTTGCCGTCGGCGCTGTCTGCCCACGCACGGGAGCCCGCAAGGTTCGAGTGTGGAACCGGGAGGGCGTCTTGCAGGCTACCAGTGAGCCCGTCGACGGCCTGGAGCAGGCTCTGTGTTGGAA ACCATCCGGAAGTCTGCTGGCAAGCACTCAGCGCCATCCCAACAAGCACAGCGTGGTCTTCATGGAGAAGAATGGCCTTCTGCATGGAGACTTCACCCTACCTCTCAAAAAAGATCAGGCCAAG GTGAAAGAGCTTCTTTGGAACAATGACTCCACAGTTCTTGCAGTTTGGTTGGAGGATTTACCGTCAGGTTCTGATGGGCACGTCAACACTTGCC TACAGCTGTGGACAGTGGCAAACTACCACTGGTACCTGAAGCAGAGTCTAGATTTTGGGACGGACCCTAGCAAAGCACCGGTTTGCGTGTGCTGGGACCCAGAGCACTCATTGAGGCTCCACCTGGTCACCCGTGGCTGGACCTGCTTGGCTTACGACTGGGGCTGGACGACGGAGAGGAGCCTGGGAACGGACGCTTCGGACGGAGCCAACGTAGCTGTGATCGATGGAG ACAAGATCTTGGTGACCACCTTCAGGCAAAATGTGGTTCCTCCACCCATGTGCTCCTTTGAGCTCCAGCTCAATTCACCCGTCAATCAGGTGACCTATCTCTGTCAGCCTCAGAGGACCAATCATCTTGTGGCGCTCACCGCTAAAGGAAATATAGTCATCTTTGGCCAAG ATTctggaagtgaacctgaaaaaAGAGCAAATGGATTCAAAATTGTAGCCACTCCCCTGGTCCTCCAGAAAACCTTTAG TGTCGCCGCCCTCCAGCAGGCGCCGCTTTCTCTGCGACATTTACTCTGGCTTCAAGATGACCTCTTTGTGGCTATTGGCCCAGGTCTGGTACTCAATTCCTCCACTTTGATATTTCTGCACCCCAGCCCGGACTCCGACGTGCTCAAAGTTAG ATGTCAAATGGAAGTGGACGGAGTCGTGGTAAGCATGGCCCACTGCTACAGCACACGGTCTATGGTTCTACAGTTGGAGGACGGACGCTTACGGAAACTGCTCTGGG ATTGTGATGAGCCGTCCACGGAGGAGTGGCGAGACTCCAGCGGGTGTGTCATCAACTTCCCTACGCCCTGTGCACAAATAGCCCTTTGCAGTGTGGATGGACAG GAGCGTGTGCTGGGCCTGACGGACAGATCTCACCTGTACGCGGGAGACGTGGAG CTCGCCTCCAACGTGTCGTCCTTCGCCGTCTGCGGGGACTTCTTGGTGGTCACCACACATGCGCACACATGCCGCTGTCTACGACTGAGTGCGCTCAGCCTTCAAG CGCTGCAGGTAGCTTTGTCCCAGGACAGCGGCCAGAACGACGAGACCCTACGGCGGGTGGAGCGGGGGTCCCGCGTGGTCACCGTGGTGCCACAAGACACGCGGGTCGTCCTACAG ATGCCACGTGGGAATTTGGAAACCATCCACCATCGCGCTTTGGTGCTGGCGCAGCTCCGGCAGTGGCTTAATGA GTTGAGATTCATAGAAGCTTTTGAGTGTATGAGGAAGCTGCGCATCAACCTCAATCTTATTTACGACCACAACCCACAG GTGTTCCTGGAGAACACGCACACATTCTTGACGCAGCTCGACTCCATCAACAGCATCAACTTGTTCCTCACAGAGCTCAG GGAGGAGGACACAAGCACGACCATGTACCCTCAACCTGAAGGATGCGCGCCGCTTCCAGGGCAGCGGCCGCACACTCTCGGGCGCAAAAAGGTGGATGTGGTGTGCGACGCTTTACTCAGCGCTATGGAAGCCACAGATCCCAACAA GTTTTGTCTTTCCATACTAACGGCGCACGTAAAGAAAACCGTTCCTGAGCTGGAGACCGCCCTGCAGAAAGTCCATGAACTTCGAG TAAAGCCTCCCGAAGGAGACTGCGGCGTGAACGCAGAGGAGGCGCTGAAGTACCTCCTCTTCCTCGTCAACGTCAACGACTTGTACGAACACTCGCTGGGGACGTACGACTTCGATCTGGTGCTCATGGTGGCAGAGAAATCACAAAAG GACCCCAAAGAGTATCTCCCCTTCCTGAACACACTAAAGAGCATGGAGGTAAACTACCAGCGCTACACCATCGACAAACACCTAAAACGTTACGGCAAGGCTCTGACACACTTAAGCAAAAGTG GAGAGGAGCATTTCCCAGAAACTTTGCAGCTGgtgaaagagcagaaactgtacAACCAAGCGCTGCGTCTTTACCCAGTGGACAGCGCTCACCACAAG GCGCTGAGCTGTGCCTACGCCCAGCATCTTCTGGAGCAGCATCAGGCAGAGCAAGCCGGCCTGCTGCTATGGCGATGCGGCGAACTCAACGGCGCCCTGCAGGCCTTTACCGCCGGTGCCTGCTGGAAGAACGCCGTCTGCGTGGCGCAGCAGATCCCGTTGCCCGACGACCAGCTAGCACTCCTGGCGCGAGATCTTGCAG GAAAGCTAAGCGAACAGCGACGCTACACGGAGGCAGCCGTGCTGCTGGACCAATATGCCAAG GACTGTGAAGAGGCCATCTTGGCGCTGATTTCCGGCGCGGCCTGGGAGGAGGCGCTACGACTG aTTCACATGCACAACCGAACTGACATCACAGAGACCAACCTGAAACCCGCCCTGGTCGAAG CGGCCAGTGCGCAGATATACTTGGTGGAGACACAGGTGGCTACTTTCTTGCGCCACCGCACGCGTCTGGAGCTGGTGCGGCGGCAGAAGGAGGACAAAGCCCGGATCAGCATTCTGG ATGAGGACGGTCCCGACTGCGCCGATGCCGAGCTTTACTCCGAGGCCAGCAGCGTCCTGAGCGCATCCAAGTACTCGCACAGCAACTCGCGCGTGTCATC ggcataa